A genomic segment from Candidatus Aegiribacteria sp. encodes:
- a CDS encoding MBL fold metallo-hydrolase: protein MKITFFGAARAVTGSKHLLEIGDRKILLDCGFHQGHRIESEELNRNFPFNPSDLDCIILSHAHIDHAGNLPGVIKKGFGGLIISTFATRDLAAIMLPDSAHIQKYDTQYLNKKRAKKDLPPLEPLYDIEDVTRTLEHFMSIPYNRPFEIFNGITLRFLDAGHILGSAQIELTIRENGHEKVLLFSGDLGRPGRPILKDPDMSAKADILLMESTYGGRNHEKQEEALIRFRDIVNKTYKLGGKVIIPSFSVGRTQEVLYYIHELVTRNEMPNMPVFVDSPLSFDATEIYKIHQECFDSHMRDYLHSGESPFQFEGLRFIQSVGESKALNMDSRPMVIISASGMCENGRILHHLKNNIESNKNTVLIVGFMAQHTLGRRLLDGCKEVKIFGEEYTVKAGLEVINGFSAHADSDALVDYAENIGKDAKDIFLVHGELDQSEVLARRIFERTGIEPVIPSMCETYEIQ from the coding sequence TTGAAAATTACTTTCTTCGGAGCAGCACGTGCTGTAACCGGTTCGAAGCATTTACTTGAAATTGGCGATAGGAAAATACTGCTTGATTGCGGTTTTCACCAGGGACATCGCATTGAAAGTGAAGAACTTAACAGAAATTTCCCCTTTAATCCGTCTGATCTGGATTGTATTATTCTTTCACATGCGCATATAGATCATGCCGGAAACCTCCCTGGTGTTATAAAGAAAGGTTTCGGAGGCTTGATAATCAGCACTTTTGCCACAAGAGATCTTGCGGCAATCATGCTTCCCGACAGCGCTCATATACAAAAGTACGATACTCAGTACCTGAACAAAAAGAGAGCGAAAAAGGACCTTCCTCCCCTTGAACCTTTATACGATATCGAAGATGTGACACGAACTCTGGAGCATTTCATGTCCATTCCTTACAACAGACCGTTTGAAATCTTCAACGGGATAACTCTGCGTTTTCTTGATGCGGGACACATTCTGGGCTCAGCCCAGATTGAACTTACTATCCGGGAAAACGGGCATGAGAAGGTTCTTCTATTCTCAGGAGATCTGGGTCGACCTGGCAGACCGATACTCAAAGATCCGGACATGAGTGCGAAAGCCGATATTCTGCTGATGGAGAGCACCTACGGTGGAAGAAATCACGAGAAGCAGGAAGAAGCTCTGATTCGATTCCGGGATATAGTAAATAAAACCTACAAACTTGGCGGAAAAGTGATCATTCCATCTTTCAGTGTCGGCAGGACACAGGAAGTGCTTTACTATATTCACGAATTGGTAACACGAAATGAAATGCCGAATATGCCGGTGTTTGTTGATTCACCTCTTTCTTTCGACGCAACAGAAATATACAAGATCCATCAGGAGTGTTTCGATTCCCATATGCGTGACTACCTTCACAGTGGAGAAAGCCCATTTCAGTTCGAAGGTCTCCGTTTCATTCAGAGCGTAGGGGAATCAAAAGCGCTCAATATGGATTCAAGACCAATGGTGATTATTTCGGCCTCCGGAATGTGCGAGAACGGAAGAATTCTGCATCATCTGAAGAACAATATTGAAAGTAACAAGAACACCGTGCTGATTGTCGGATTCATGGCCCAGCACACTCTGGGACGAAGACTTCTTGATGGATGTAAAGAGGTAAAGATCTTCGGTGAAGAGTATACCGTGAAAGCTGGTCTTGAAGTGATTAACGGCTTTTCTGCTCATGCTGATTCCGATGCACTGGTTGACTATGCCGAAAATATCGGTAAAGATGCGAAGGATATATTCCTTGTTCACGGCGAACTTGACCAGAGCGAAGTTCTTGCCAGGCGGATATTCGAGAGAACCGGCATTGAACCTGTTATTCCTTCTATGTGTGAAACTTATGAGATACAATAA
- the kdsB gene encoding 3-deoxy-manno-octulosonate cytidylyltransferase, which yields MAGRIGSSDRVVAIVPARYCSVRLPGKPLADVAGVPLINRVLQGLNGSVDRIIVATDDRRIMDSVRKSGFEAILTGDADTGTQRVFMAWESLGCPGEWIINVQGDEPLVDSTWINALTSCHPEDYRVTTLARRVQAVQAQSPDSVKVVTDCNGDAMYFSRYSVPHGAEELLEHIGVYCFNPASLRHCISAGSTLLSRTERLEQLAWLENGIRVRVIDGDFRGLGVDTPDDLERAVKYFANR from the coding sequence ATGGCTGGGAGAATAGGCTCCTCTGACAGAGTAGTTGCAATAGTACCCGCCAGGTACTGTTCTGTAAGGCTTCCCGGAAAGCCCCTTGCTGACGTTGCCGGGGTTCCACTTATCAATAGAGTTCTTCAGGGTCTGAATGGTTCTGTAGACAGGATTATTGTGGCCACTGATGACAGACGCATTATGGATTCTGTCAGAAAAAGCGGATTCGAAGCAATTCTGACTGGAGATGCCGATACCGGCACGCAGAGAGTATTCATGGCATGGGAATCACTGGGCTGTCCGGGGGAATGGATTATTAACGTTCAGGGAGATGAACCTCTTGTTGACTCCACCTGGATCAATGCACTTACTTCCTGTCATCCTGAGGATTATCGAGTAACTACGCTTGCCAGGAGGGTACAGGCCGTTCAGGCTCAATCCCCAGATTCCGTGAAAGTTGTAACTGATTGTAATGGTGATGCAATGTATTTCTCAAGGTATTCTGTACCGCACGGCGCAGAAGAACTGCTCGAACACATTGGAGTCTACTGTTTCAACCCCGCCTCTCTCAGGCATTGTATAAGCGCAGGAAGCACTCTCCTGTCCAGAACAGAGCGTCTTGAGCAACTGGCCTGGCTTGAAAATGGAATCAGAGTTAGGGTTATTGATGGAGATTTTAGGGGATTAGGTGTGGATACGCCGGATGATCTTGAAAGGGCGGTGAAATATTTTGCAAACAGATAA
- a CDS encoding HAD hydrolase family protein: protein MKSLGTIRLLALDVDGVLTDGGLYYGPDGVVQRFDSRDGAGIIELRRRDFPVALVSFRDFPATRRRAGDLDIQLLCLGCSEKASALMKLSELLSIDSSEVLFMGDGLLDLPAIRIAGIGACPADAHPSVKAECDIVTSNAGGEGAVREIVDMLLESLDNV from the coding sequence ATGAAGTCCCTGGGAACGATCAGATTACTGGCTCTCGATGTTGATGGTGTACTCACAGATGGTGGTTTGTATTATGGGCCTGACGGAGTAGTTCAGAGATTTGATTCAAGAGATGGAGCTGGAATAATCGAACTGAGGCGGAGGGATTTTCCTGTTGCACTGGTTTCTTTCCGGGATTTTCCAGCGACCAGACGCAGGGCCGGAGATCTGGACATACAGCTTCTCTGTCTTGGCTGCTCCGAAAAAGCCTCAGCTCTCATGAAACTGAGCGAACTGCTTTCGATTGATTCTTCAGAAGTTCTGTTTATGGGAGATGGGCTTCTGGACCTGCCCGCAATTCGGATTGCCGGTATAGGAGCATGTCCGGCTGATGCGCATCCATCTGTCAAAGCTGAATGTGATATTGTGACATCTAATGCCGGGGGTGAAGGAGCTGTGAGGGAGATAGTAGATATGCTGCTGGAGAGCCTTGATAATGTCTGA
- a CDS encoding KpsF/GutQ family sugar-phosphate isomerase: MSDLYKEALRVLQIEIEWLEATGTLIREAFSEAVLTLASAKGKIVICGMGKSGHVGKKIAATMTSTGSPAYFLHPSEGIHGDLGILQKGDVALVLSKSGETEEIALLLPCFRHLNIPVVAITSATDSLLHRAAKVVLQLPDLQEACPYNLAPTASTTATMALGDALAMALLHQKKFSPDDFAQVHPGGMLGRRLLTRVRDLMDCGSLPEISESAPLTEAVALMTAHRGVCYSTDNDGKLSGIFVYGDLGRLMKNRENILDLQLGDVLIRKPVICNEDELASIAVSRMEEHGITSLVAINTEGRPIGILYLHDALQAGVK; the protein is encoded by the coding sequence ATGTCTGATCTGTACAAAGAAGCCTTAAGAGTGCTTCAAATTGAAATTGAGTGGCTGGAAGCTACAGGTACTCTTATAAGAGAGGCTTTTTCAGAAGCTGTTCTAACCCTCGCTTCCGCAAAAGGTAAAATCGTGATCTGCGGGATGGGTAAATCCGGGCATGTTGGAAAGAAGATCGCCGCAACTATGACGAGCACCGGAAGCCCTGCCTATTTTCTTCACCCGTCAGAAGGGATTCATGGTGATCTTGGTATTCTGCAGAAGGGTGATGTTGCTCTTGTGCTCTCGAAAAGTGGAGAAACAGAGGAAATAGCTTTGCTCCTTCCATGTTTCAGACATCTGAATATCCCTGTCGTCGCGATTACTTCTGCCACTGACTCCTTACTCCACCGCGCAGCAAAAGTTGTTCTTCAGCTTCCTGATCTCCAGGAAGCCTGTCCCTACAATCTGGCTCCAACAGCAAGCACTACGGCTACGATGGCTCTGGGTGACGCTCTTGCCATGGCACTTCTTCATCAGAAGAAATTTTCACCTGATGATTTTGCCCAGGTTCATCCCGGAGGAATGCTTGGCAGAAGACTTCTTACCCGTGTCAGGGATTTAATGGATTGTGGTTCTCTTCCTGAGATTTCCGAGTCAGCGCCGCTAACAGAGGCAGTTGCATTGATGACAGCTCACAGAGGAGTGTGCTATTCAACAGACAATGACGGTAAATTGAGCGGTATATTCGTTTACGGTGATCTTGGAAGATTGATGAAGAACCGTGAGAATATCCTGGATCTTCAGCTTGGTGATGTACTTATAAGGAAACCGGTCATATGCAATGAAGATGAACTTGCTTCAATCGCAGTTTCCAGAATGGAAGAACACGGAATCACAAGTCTCGTTGCCATAAATACCGAAGGCAGACCCATTGGAATACTCTACCTGCATGATGCTCTTCAGGCCGGCGTGAAATAA
- a CDS encoding lysophospholipid acyltransferase family protein has protein sequence MKSRLPFRHIRHSLELPLAKLVFFIASVLPRRLIWITAGLFGFLASLIPGKSVRIFRINKRHIMKPCGMNVHLSTVYRNLIAGMLDFFHLSGKSDDEFMKTVEVHGAENMEAALSSGKGALAITAHYSAWELIPRAIKLLGHRVGVVSRKLSQRDTSEYFDSLRKKHDVALVDRSSGIVKLMHVLRKNTAVGILIDQDTMGVESEFVDFLGLPARTPVGPAQLAVRFGIPVLTLHIARKSNGRYILTIDKPMVLADYSGDNGYLELTADLTGRIEEWIREDPQQWVWIHERWARRPGWAPGLR, from the coding sequence ATGAAATCACGACTTCCTTTCCGCCATATAAGGCACTCCCTTGAATTGCCCCTCGCAAAACTTGTTTTTTTCATCGCTTCAGTTCTGCCGCGGAGGCTTATCTGGATCACAGCAGGTTTGTTCGGGTTCCTTGCGTCGCTGATTCCGGGAAAGTCCGTAAGAATATTCAGAATCAACAAACGGCACATCATGAAGCCCTGTGGTATGAATGTTCATCTGAGTACCGTGTACAGAAATCTTATTGCCGGAATGCTGGATTTTTTCCATCTGTCGGGAAAATCCGATGATGAATTCATGAAAACAGTAGAAGTACATGGCGCTGAAAATATGGAAGCGGCTCTGTCCTCCGGAAAAGGGGCATTAGCTATAACAGCTCACTATTCAGCATGGGAACTGATACCGAGAGCTATAAAGCTGCTTGGTCATCGGGTTGGTGTTGTCTCACGAAAGCTGTCTCAAAGGGATACATCGGAATATTTCGATTCTCTCAGGAAGAAACATGATGTTGCTCTTGTTGACAGGAGCAGCGGTATTGTGAAGCTCATGCATGTATTGCGCAAGAATACCGCAGTAGGTATTTTGATAGATCAGGATACAATGGGAGTTGAAAGTGAGTTTGTTGATTTTCTTGGACTTCCGGCGAGAACGCCGGTTGGTCCGGCTCAGCTGGCAGTAAGATTCGGGATACCTGTTCTGACACTTCATATTGCCAGGAAGAGCAATGGAAGATATATCCTTACTATCGATAAACCAATGGTACTTGCGGATTACTCCGGAGATAATGGGTATCTTGAACTTACAGCTGATCTTACCGGAAGGATTGAGGAGTGGATACGTGAAGATCCTCAGCAATGGGTCTGGATTCATGAACGCTGGGCTCGTCGCCCTGGCTGGGCTCCTGGCCTGCGGTAA
- the lptC gene encoding LPS export ABC transporter periplasmic protein LptC has product MNAGLVALAGLLACGNPDPVEMDSDQEPVQNVENFILVQSLEGNRSWRLVSDEAVYTEGDSILLIDSVNLTFFEEDIPSTILTGDSGRVELQSGLMRIWGHVNARTNDDRHLSTEEIIWNDEMGVFHSDCLVVLTIPDSTGETVLSGMGVDLDVSLGVAEGVDIEESFTAVYSGEIDLE; this is encoded by the coding sequence ATGAACGCTGGGCTCGTCGCCCTGGCTGGGCTCCTGGCCTGCGGTAATCCTGATCCGGTGGAAATGGATTCTGATCAGGAACCAGTCCAGAACGTGGAGAATTTCATACTTGTTCAATCTCTAGAAGGAAATCGCTCCTGGCGTCTGGTGAGTGATGAAGCTGTTTACACAGAGGGCGACAGCATTCTTCTGATAGATAGTGTTAATCTTACATTTTTTGAAGAGGATATTCCCTCAACCATCCTGACTGGTGATTCCGGACGTGTTGAACTACAATCAGGCTTGATGAGAATATGGGGCCATGTAAATGCGCGGACAAACGATGACAGGCATCTTTCGACTGAAGAGATTATCTGGAATGATGAGATGGGAGTTTTTCATAGTGACTGTCTCGTGGTGCTGACCATTCCTGATTCGACTGGAGAAACAGTTCTTTCAGGGATGGGAGTTGATCTGGATGTAAGTCTTGGCGTAGCAGAAGGAGTTGATATTGAAGAAAGTTTCACTGCGGTTTACTCCGGCGAGATTGACCTCGAATAA
- a CDS encoding LptA/OstA family protein: MKKVSLRFTPARLTSNNLILLLSASVVGAGVFTATADRAVARELESGEVVLDLAQNVIVTDGEVTVNSDSATVWQDSGNALFLGNVIVLMDTLTGTSEYLEYLKDAGMVTMIGDVVLTDGETVVEAEEVVYFRGSAKATARENVIMTGPWFGRVEGQYALYDRERGSLFVTVDPVLRRAENGDSLTVTADRLEFFLEDNSAEAQGNVLVSMPEMDFTSTSEYLRYFGDEDRFELFGSPVLFFEEGDMSGDWMEILLESSGDPESVRIEGDASGYFCDSGVDPPAETWFSSERAFFSFEDSEPDSVMLTGFASLTMKSGGEAASRDEMNTVRGNTFTITFEDGNATEVIVSGSVTGTYSYRGGDQ; this comes from the coding sequence TTGAAGAAAGTTTCACTGCGGTTTACTCCGGCGAGATTGACCTCGAATAACCTTATACTGCTGTTATCCGCTTCTGTCGTGGGCGCGGGAGTGTTCACTGCCACCGCTGATCGGGCAGTTGCGAGGGAACTTGAATCCGGTGAGGTTGTTCTTGATCTGGCGCAGAATGTCATTGTAACCGATGGTGAGGTAACAGTCAATTCCGACAGCGCTACTGTTTGGCAGGATTCCGGAAACGCTCTGTTTCTTGGAAATGTAATCGTCTTAATGGATACTCTTACCGGTACTTCCGAATATCTGGAATATCTTAAGGATGCTGGCATGGTTACCATGATCGGGGATGTAGTTCTTACCGACGGAGAGACAGTTGTAGAAGCTGAAGAAGTAGTGTATTTTCGCGGCTCAGCTAAGGCAACGGCAAGGGAGAATGTGATAATGACCGGCCCATGGTTTGGACGGGTAGAAGGACAGTACGCACTGTATGACAGAGAGAGAGGCAGCCTTTTCGTAACGGTCGATCCTGTTCTCAGAAGAGCGGAAAATGGAGACAGTCTTACAGTTACTGCTGATCGACTCGAATTTTTTCTGGAGGATAACAGCGCTGAGGCACAGGGAAACGTTCTTGTTTCAATGCCTGAAATGGATTTCACTTCTACGTCTGAATACCTGAGGTATTTTGGTGATGAGGATCGTTTTGAACTGTTCGGTTCCCCGGTTCTGTTCTTTGAGGAAGGAGATATGTCAGGAGACTGGATGGAAATCCTTCTGGAATCCTCCGGAGATCCGGAATCAGTCAGGATTGAAGGAGACGCTTCAGGATATTTTTGTGATTCCGGTGTTGATCCTCCGGCTGAAACCTGGTTCTCCTCGGAGAGAGCATTTTTTTCTTTTGAGGACAGTGAACCTGACTCAGTTATGCTGACTGGTTTTGCGTCTCTTACAATGAAATCAGGAGGAGAAGCTGCTTCAAGAGATGAGATGAATACTGTACGGGGGAATACATTTACTATTACATTTGAAGATGGCAACGCAACAGAAGTCATTGTATCCGGTTCAGTAACTGGAACATACAGCTACCGTGGAGGTGATCAGTGA
- the lptB gene encoding LPS export ABC transporter ATP-binding protein — protein MKILRTENLVKKYRKRPVVNGVSLTVERGEIVGLLGPNGAGKTTTFNQIVGFIRPDSGEVYMDKIIITHLPMYKRCRLGIGYLPQESSVFRKMTVSDNLMSILETMKLGKSERKQRLSILLSDLGLEKVADQKAFTLSGGERRRVEIARALVTEPAFLLLDEPFAGIDPIAVDDIQSIVKNLRTKGLGILITDHNVRETLEITDRAYIMYDGQILISGSAVELAEDPEARKIYLGERFKL, from the coding sequence ATAAAGATCCTGAGAACTGAGAATCTTGTTAAGAAATACAGAAAACGACCTGTTGTAAACGGCGTATCTCTCACTGTCGAAAGAGGAGAAATAGTAGGCCTTCTTGGCCCGAATGGAGCGGGGAAGACCACCACTTTCAATCAGATTGTCGGTTTCATTCGACCTGACTCCGGCGAAGTCTACATGGATAAAATTATTATCACACATCTACCGATGTATAAAAGATGCAGGCTTGGAATCGGCTATCTGCCCCAGGAATCCAGTGTATTCAGGAAAATGACGGTATCGGATAATCTGATGAGTATACTGGAAACGATGAAACTGGGGAAAAGCGAACGGAAACAAAGACTATCCATCCTCCTTTCCGATTTGGGCCTGGAAAAGGTTGCGGATCAGAAAGCGTTTACATTATCAGGAGGAGAGAGAAGACGTGTTGAAATTGCACGCGCTCTTGTGACAGAACCTGCTTTCCTTCTTCTCGATGAACCTTTTGCGGGGATTGATCCTATAGCGGTTGATGATATTCAGAGTATAGTAAAGAACCTCAGAACAAAAGGTCTTGGCATACTGATAACGGATCATAATGTAAGAGAAACGCTTGAAATTACTGACAGAGCATACATCATGTACGATGGGCAAATACTTATCTCCGGTTCAGCTGTTGAACTTGCTGAAGATCCCGAAGCAAGAAAAATATATCTTGGTGAAAGGTTCAAACTCTAA